A window from Vulpes vulpes isolate BD-2025 chromosome 9, VulVul3, whole genome shotgun sequence encodes these proteins:
- the LOC140594042 gene encoding olfactory receptor 9S13-like, which produces MPSHRNENLSKVYIQDFVLEGFGGGLETQTLLFTLFLALYMVTLLGNILMIIIITLDARLHSPMYFFLKNLSFVDLCYSSVIAPNALANFFSSSKVITFAGCATQFFFFSLLASTECFLLGVMAYDRFMAICNPLHYPITMCQSTCTRLVLGAYCGGCLNSVVQTSFTFHLSFCSSNSINHFFCDVPPLLQIACGNTAINELLLFGICGLIIVGVTFVILISYGYITVTILRMRSGTGRHKIFSTCGSHMTAVTLFFGTLFVMYAQPGAIESMEQGKVISVFYTLVIPMLNPLIYSLRNKDVKEAVQRLGQIHRAM; this is translated from the coding sequence ATGCCATCCCACAGAAATGAAAACCTCTCCAAGGTCTACATTCAAGATTTTGTGCTGGAGGGATTTGGGGGTGGCCTGGAGACCCAGACCCTACTCTTCACTCTGTTTCTGGCCCTGTACATGGTAACTCTGCTGGGGAACATCCTCATGATCATCATAATTACCCTGGATGCCCGCCTGCACTCCccaatgtacttcttcctcaagaACCTCTCCTTTGTGGACTTGTGCTACTCATCTGTGATTGCCCCCAATGCACTGGCCAACTTCTTCTCCTCATCCAAGGTCATCACCTTTGCAGGATGTGccacccagtttttctttttctccctcctggcCAGCACTGAATGCTTCCTCCTGGGtgtcatggcctatgaccgcttcATGGCCATCTGTAACCCCTTACATTACCCCATCACCATGTGCCAGTCTACCTGCACTCGCCTGGTGCTGGGCGCCTACTGTGGAGGCTGCCTCAACTCTGTTGTGCAGACCAGCTTCACATTCCACCTCTCATTCTGCAGCTCCAACAGCATCAACCATTTCTTCTGTGATGTGCCCCCTCTGCTCCAGATCGCCTGTGGCAACACGGCCATCAATGAACTTCTCTTGTTTGGCATCTGTGGGCTCATCATTGTGGGGGTGACGTTTGTGATCCTCATCTCCTATGGCTACATCACAGTGACCATCCTGAGGATGCGCTCAGGAACTGGGAGACACAAGAtcttctccacctgtggctcccacatgACTGCAGTGACCCTCTTTTTTGGGACTCTCTTTGTCATGTATGCCCAGCCAGGAGCAATTGAGTCCATGGAGCAGGGCAAGGTGATCTCTGTCTTCTACACGCTGGTCATCCCAATGCTCAATCCTCTCATCTACAGTCTGCgaaacaaggatgtgaaggaggCTGTGCAGAGGCTGGGGCAGATACACAGAGCCATGTGA